ACTCTATCTATCCTAGAATAGATAGCTCTTTCATCTTGTTTAgaccaaaataaaataatcacCTCTACTTTCCAACGATAAATTTTAGATTTGGTCTAAAATTTTAACATTAGgaactaataatatcaaaaagattttaacattttagtattatttataaaaaaatagagaCGAAAACTAAAAAGTCGCTTACTTGTAAGAACAATTTAACAATtaaactaaatttttattttatgaatatgCGGTAAAGAATTTTCCAGGTAAATTTTACACTTTGACACCACCTTAATGTTATTTCATCATCTGATCATGTCTAATGATAGTTATTATTGACACATGGTTCGGTAAAGACACTAGTAATTGGATCCCTCGTACATCATTGCTGGAATAGGCATTCGTCCGTAACGAACATTGAATTGAATGGGACAGTAACATCCATGATTACATTTAAGTACCAACATTTTTCTAAAGTTAAAGAAACAACTTTGTCACCCTGCATTGGATGACTTCTTATGATCACATGATTGTCAAACCACAAATTCGGTGCCTCAAATAAACAACATTGCAAACTCATTTACATCTCAGTTCCACTCGTACATTATGGTTACTTAACGACtttttttatcatttcaaattATCTTCCACTCTCATATATAATATTATGTAGTATAATATAGTACATACTATATGACATTTTtgttacaagataaatgtaagtTGGGCTCCGTTCCGGATGCAGCAGGCCTTTTCCAATATTTGAGGATGTAGGAAATAGAGTGATCTGCTGAACATAGCTAAATAAACATTTCAGTCACTTGAGTCTTCCTTCATTAATAATCTTCTGGAAATTCAAAGCCTAACTCTTTATTGTCTCTGTAAACTTGCACTAGAGCAGCAGCCTTGTATACAAACATCCCAACCATGGCCGGCACAAGCTGTGGGTGAAGAAAAGACAGAATCAAAATGACCGATGTGTTAGACAGTAATTGAATAGTTTGGATCGCATACCATCATAGTTCGTGCAGACATGCAGTTAGAACATCGGTGGCCGTGGGATCAAGAATGGACAGAGCAGTAATCATgcaaattttgattttcaaaaataataaaaatttaactaaaaatCTAGCCTGGTCTATTTTTTATTCAACAATCACCGATATCCTGACTACGCGAATGTATAGATTTCTGATTGCACGCAAGCCAAATTTCTGAAGAAAGTGCTTTTTTTTAACAGTACACATAATTTGATGTTTTCAAGGTTTACCTGAAAATCAAACAAGTCATTGGTAAAAGACTGATGAGACAAAGCCCAAAGTCCGTAAATTGCTGCTGGGATCACAAGCCTTGGAGATGAAAGTGATATACCGCTACCCCTGATCGTTCTCTCGAAAAAATCATTAAGGTCCTCGCTTCTTATACCAATTCTGagcaagaatttttttttatcaaaacaacAGATAAGAAAATATTAACACAGAATGCTAACTGGCTCGACTAAAACATATTCAAAGCGAAAGTTTTCGTTCGTACTTTTTCGACTTCTTTTTCATGAATATTTGAGGAACATTTTCACTTGATATGTTGTCCGCGTGTTGATACAAGAGCTGAAGGTACAAGCAACTGCATTGAAAATGGCATATCAGTGATGtgctaaaatataatataaatgatGGTTTGTGATTGTGCGAAAATGTAAAAAGTTTTACTTTGACAGCACTTCAAAATTAATTTCATAAACTCATATGAAGTGCTGTTCGTAAAGTTTTATACTCTTGAGCCAAGCTCAAATCTATTTAAACTCATCAAAAAATTCAACAAGAAAGAATATAGCAAAATCCAATAACAAACCTGAAAAGGACTCCAACTGCATAACTTAAAGCAGCCTGAATGGTTGGATACAAACATTAGTTCAACATAGATGCTCGAAACTTCTTTTTATGAACTTAGACAACATCTACGGATGTGCAAACTTTTGGGTAAGGACGGAGATAACTTGGAACTCACACTATGGTGGTTAAAGTTAAACCATTATGGTAAGACATTGGTAATAGCATCCATCTAATTTTAATATTGTTATGACGAAAGATCATAATTGACTGGTAAGAAGCATTAAATTTATCTCGTCATGAATTATAACAGCAAGTTGACgagaataaaaaaacaaatgtatgCAAATGTAAACTTTACCTGTACAGAAAAAACTACCAAGCAATATCCACTACAAGCGAATCCAATACCCACGGAGAGAAGTAGTAATTCTCTCTTGAGctaaaattaaaaacaacaatTTAAAAATCAGGAGCTGAACACAATATAAGAATAATTATGAATGATCAAAACCTACATGCCTTGAAGCAAGTGTGACTGACTTTAGCAAATAAAGAACATACTGAGTCAAGAGAGGTATCATACAGATTGATATTTGAGTGCCTCCAGTTTCTTGAGTCTTGCTCTGTTGTCTTGGATTGTCTGTTGATATATGAAGCGACGcatcaaatattataaaatgatgattgaattattatttatttatcaagaaagaagatgaactttaaaattatttgaaaaaaatgtgtCAATTTCACATCCAGTTTTCAACTTTCTGTTAAGGAAGACCATACCTTGGCAGTCATCTTCCTGTTTATTGGTGCAGAATTGTCACCTAATAACCACTCTTGGGTACTTGAAAGTTTTAAAAAACCGCCATCACTGTTAGTCTCTATGATCTACAAGTAATAGAAGAATCGCATGAAACTGAATTGCCTGATGAAGAAACCATATACAGAACTTGAAACCGGATAGGTACAAGGCAACGAATTTTCAAAGTTGACTCACTcgataataaaaaattgaatcagaatgatttgaattttgaaattagaTACAATGAGTATGAGTCAGCTGCACCTGTTCTGTTTGTTGAGAATTGTTGTTGTCGGTGAGCtcactaacgtcataatcaccaGAGTTTCTGATGTTCATTCTCCATATTAAATCAGAAGTTCTTGATACAAAATCCCCATTTAATTCCCTATCCTTCAAAAATATTTGCAAGACTTCCTCGTCCACATCACTCACTAAACATTATGAATTTCGACCAATTAGGTCTCAGCAGAAACATATTACAAATGACATGAAAAAATAGGACGCCATGCCAATGGTCGTTATTTCTCTAGGAGCTAAAAGAATAGAGTAGTGGTGCCAGAACATGTACTTCAATAAATATAGAAACTACAAGGTTGAATTATTTGCCAAACCCTGATGAATAGTTAAACATAACCCTCCCATCCCCATGCAACAGACTCTTTTGGATTTGAATAGCGGACAACGCGCCAGCACTGGCCCAACAAATTTGTAGCCTAAAGCAAATGTTAATGTGAGGCTGAAAGTAAACTACAAAACTGTATAACCTAACtaaggaaaaaaaatattaaaattagaatATGAAGTGCTAGCATTTTTCTGGAGCCTTAAACATTAGACTAAAGGCTTTTTTAACATAAGCTATTATATCAATACATGTATACTTAACTAAAATATTGGTGGGCCTAAAGCCCTTGATTTACTTGCTCAAAGGTTGGGTCAGCCCTGCAATGTTATCATGTGCTAAATTTCAACTTCAATTATGGCATCTAATCTAATGCAAAAATCTTGTTTTTGGGCTTGAGGTGAGGACAATGCTCATACTGGTCTACCTTGATTACTTGGTCAAATAGACTCTGATTCATGACAGTCCTCCCAAAAGCTTAAGCCATTAAATGAAAGCTCATGAACAGTTTTTATatctaataatattttgaatggaAAGAAAAGGCCCTAGAATAAAAAAGAAAGTAGTGATAAGAATGTCAAATAAACCTGATTAGGTTTTAATCAATAAGGTCTGGGGTGAAAAATTGAAACCCAATTATGAAATCTACAATACAACAACTTTAAAGAAAATTGTGGAATGGAGTGGAACGGATCAGATATTGCATTTCATTGTTTCATTGTTTGTGTATTTTTGTTAATTCGACGGAATgaaacataattaattagttcatCCTGTTGCATACACCCCAAATTAGACATAATGAAAATGGAATGACGGGATGGAATAGGATGAAATGAATTTCATCATATTCCTTTCTACTTCATCCATTATTCGTAAGTCCAAACAACGGAATCTGATGACTTACCATTCTACTCCATTTCATTCCATCACATAGCACCAATCCAAACATACCATAAGCAAGGAGGTCATCAATGTCCCATCAAATTTTGACTTGTTTAGATGAACCCTCAAGTAGAATGTATCAACAAGGTGTTTATCCATGAAAACTATCACTTCAAACTTCTCTTTCTTCTAATCCTATTCTCTTGTTAATTTCTATGCGAGCTCTAAAAATCGTGCAACCAAATAAGGGGGGAAATGAAGAGAGATGCTAACCTGTAGTGGTTGTAGTGGTGGTGGCGGTGGTGGTGGTGCGAGCAGCTCTTAGTGGTGGCACAAAATGTGTGGGTGTGGAAAAAGCAGTTGGGAAAGGAGATAATGCGGGGGTTTTGGGGAACTGAAAAGTGTAACAATTGGAGAGGAATCTAATCCTTGAAAGAGTATCCATAGCATAGATGGATAGAACGGAAACAGCAACAACCGAGAGAGAGCAACCTTACCCTCACTCCACTCCCTTGGCTGATCCTTTCGGCACCGTTGGCCAAAAACAAATCAGAAAAGTagttgataattatttaatttaaattcaatcATTCTATCAATGACAAAATATATCCTCGCAACTGCAATAGAGAGGACCAAAACAACataattgactttttaatcaggttAAATCGGtggtaataaaaaaaaaaaaaacatattctttagttagaaaataaatagttataaagagggttttaaatttattttaaattttcttatttttaactttaattttaaagTTTCTTTAAATTGGAGTAATGAAAACGGAACATTTTTCAAACTtacattttagtttttttttttttccgcaCCGGTTCCGACGTACATGGTAGATCGACTAATCCGACTCGTGCTACGGAGGCACGTGCACTGGCCAATTGTTGTTTCTGCCAGAAATCGAATTCGGTATTCCCCAAATATCGTCCTTTGCAGAGACTCGTTTGCCACTCGAGCCCAAGCGCTTGGTTAACTCACATTTTAGTattaaagcaaaagaaaaattaagttaatatattcatgtttataagtaactttaaattattttttattatatttaaaaagaattaatttagatttagatttttattatttgtaCATGTACA
Above is a window of Vicia villosa cultivar HV-30 ecotype Madison, WI unplaced genomic scaffold, Vvil1.0 ctg.000253F_1_1, whole genome shotgun sequence DNA encoding:
- the LOC131625992 gene encoding uncharacterized protein LOC131625992; amino-acid sequence: MDTLSRIRFLSNCYTFQFPKTPALSPFPTAFSTPTHFVPPLRAARTTTTATTTTTTTVSDVDEEVLQIFLKDRELNGDFVSRTSDLIWRMNIRNSGDYDVSELTDNNNSQQTEQIIETNSDGGFLKLSSTQEWLLGDNSAPINRKMTAKTIQDNRARLKKLEALKYQSLKRELLLLSVGIGFACSGYCLVVFSVQAALSYAVGVLFSCLYLQLLYQHADNISSENVPQIFMKKKSKKIGIRSEDLNDFFERTIRGSGISLSSPRLVIPAAIYGLWALSHQSFTNDLFDFQLVPAMVGMFVYKAAALVQVYRDNKELGFEFPEDY